The genome window TGCTCCAGCAGACTTAAGAGAGGATTTAAGCACAACCCCACTTGATGCCACGGCCTTGTCAGAATGGGTTTCCTTCTCTGCTTCAGCATTAATTGTATCCAAACCACTCTGATCGACACATTTAGTTGAAGGCATTTCTACAATGCCAGAATCCTCTTTCGTCAAAGCAGAGGAGGATTCTGATCTCATACATTTTTCTTCGAAGTCTTTACAAACTCCTTGCCCTtctgtttttttcaatttcgaaCCAGAAGAACCCTGTCTTGACCCCGGGGGTGTCTTGGAAACAGTATATTCATCATTCATGATTATTTCACTAGTAAAGTCCATCTCATTAATCACATCTTTCATACTACTCGGCTTCGTTCTTTGACTCTGTCTAAGACTACCGGGATTCTTAGAAGTGGTATATTCATTGTTCATAATTACGGCACTAGTAAAATCTAAATATTCATTGTTCATAATTACGGCACTAGTAAAATCTATCTCATTATTGACAAAATAATCTCCTTTGATATCACCCAGCTTGGAACTGCTAGAATCAAACactgcaaataaaaaaaaaaaagcattggTTAAACTAAACAAAACCAAGTTTCTCTCCaaataaaacttgaataattGGGGGAAATCTAACCTCCATTTTTGCTGTTCTTAGAAGATGAAGGCTTAGAAACCAATTCTCTTTGTGGAACATAGCCTTCAATGGCATTGGAAGGACCCACCGAAGAAACTTCCCCAGCTTTTATTtcctcattttctttaatcttcaaattcgaaaaccctaaatccccaTTCTTCCCCAAATCCTCATCGTTCAAATCCACGTCATCAAACAAACTCAAAATCGCATTAAGTTTCGCATGATTCAAAACGGAACACCTCTCTTCTTGTAAACTCCCAGCGAAAGCTCGGCTATTAATCAGGCAATCGGCGGAGCAAAAGCGGCTGGTTTCTTGTAAATCGTAAACTCGGTGCTCTTTCAAAGAGATTCGATAACGGCCTCTTCGACGGGGTTCGGAAGGTAAAGGGTTTTGGCAGAGAGGGTAACCGCAAGTGTTGGAAATCGACCTCTCGGTTACGACATCCTCATAGTCGCTTCGAGAAATTAAGGAACCAGAGGAGATTAGTTGTTTCTCGTCTCGTATTCCGTCAAGGAGATGGAGTTGAATCTTGTGTACTGCTTCTGAAACTGAGATTGACTGATCTTTCGCCATTGATGATGAACCTTTAttcatttttggaaaattttaatttcttttctcttgcaAAGTTCTCACTTCTCGCCTCACCAGCAACTATATTTGGAGCGAGGTTCTAGAGCTGCAGTCGGTTTTCGCTTTtcgatttaaaataaataaataaattacataaatggTAGCTTGactattagaaaatttcttgttagctcactcaattttaaaaacatacaaaatggtcactcaacttgtaggtttttttaatccaaaaccgttaaaatactaatagtaatgacatgaattttttaacgattaaaattttccaaataatttccatgttattttataattgaagttaaaaaaactatttttaaaccCAAGACATCCCGTTTTCAGTCATCTTCAGCCTCACATCCCCGTCATTATTTGGCAATCTGAAGTTGAGGAGTTAAACTTTCGAagggatgatgatgatgatggtgatgaagCAGAggcaaaaagtaaaaatggctGTAGATGTGGGGGAATTGGTGTTGAAGAGTTGGTGAAAGAGCTTAAAGCAATAAAGACATCACTCCTTTTCCAGATTAAAAATGGCTTCACTAACCCTTTTAAATCAGTTGGAAGTCGACTTGTTACACTGCTCAAAGGTCGAGCCAAACCTACACAACAACATTATAATCACCTTGTTACTGCTTCAGGTTCACCTTCCTCTCTTCAACTTTTTGAGTTCCTACATTTGGGATCCAGCGGTGAAGGACATTGACTTAGCCTTTCAAAGTTTTACCAATAATAGTTTTTGTTTATGGGTAAGTACACCGGAAGTCACTTAagattaaaataacatttcaatCACTAAACtttgaaaagtattgaaatgtTACAACTCAATCACTCAACTTtgactaaaataacaaaacagtcactaACATGCATTTTCTGTTACAAACGTAAT of Gossypium raimondii isolate GPD5lz chromosome 3, ASM2569854v1, whole genome shotgun sequence contains these proteins:
- the LOC105794863 gene encoding putative RNA polymerase II subunit B1 CTD phosphatase RPAP2 homolog, with translation MNKGSSSMAKDQSISVSEAVHKIQLHLLDGIRDEKQLISSGSLISRSDYEDVVTERSISNTCGYPLCQNPLPSEPRRRGRYRISLKEHRVYDLQETSRFCSADCLINSRAFAGSLQEERCSVLNHAKLNAILSLFDDVDLNDEDLGKNGDLGFSNLKIKENEEIKAGEVSSVGPSNAIEGYVPQRELVSKPSSSKNSKNGVFDSSSSKLGDIKGDYFVNNEIDFTSAVIMNNEYLDFTSAVIMNNEYTTSKNPGSLRQSQRTKPSSMKDVINEMDFTSEIIMNDEYTVSKTPPGSRQGSSGSKLKKTEGQGVCKDFEEKCMRSESSSALTKEDSGIVEMPSTKCVDQSGLDTINAEAEKETHSDKAVASSGVVLKSSLKSAGAKKLNRSVTWADKKNVDGARKGSLCEVKEMDAQKGDSENLGRAEDGDDDDNMLRFASAEACAMALSEAAAAVASGDSDVNDAVSEAGLIILAHPLEADKEEKVENIDTLEAEPEPEEGPVKWPTKPGIPRSDFFDPEDSWFDAPPEGFSLTLSTFATMWNALFEWITSSSLAYIYGRDETFHEEYLSVNGREYPQKIVLRDGRSSEIKETLAGCISRAFPAIVTALRLPIPISTLEQGMGRLLDTMSFVEALPAFRMKQWQVIVLLLIDALSVCRIPALTPHMTNGRMLLHKVLDGAQISMEEYEVMKDLIIPLGRAPHFSAQSGA